The nucleotide window GTCTGTTCTGCCCGCGCCTCCAACTCGGCGTACTCGTTCTGTCGTTCGCGGATCTCCGACTCCAGCCCGTCTAGCTCCGACTCCAGGTCCGCCTTCTCCTCGCGGAGGTCCTCGACGAGCCCCGCGGCCGTCTCGCGGTTCTTCCGGGCGCTGTCGAGCTCCGACTCCAACTCCGACAGCCGGCGGCGGAGCTCCGGCAGCTCCGTCTCCGCGTCCGCGATCTCCGACTCCACCTCCTCGATCTCCGAGGAACGCCGCCGGGCGTCGTCGAGGAGTCGGTCCCGCTCGCGTTGTCGCTCGTGGCGCTCCTCGCGCAGTTCCTCCAGCCGTCGTTTCTCGTCTTCCAACTCCGCTTTCAGCTCGTCGTAGGCGGTGTCTGCGTTCTCGATCTCCGACTCCACCTCCGCGAGATCCGACTGCTTGGCCGCGAGGGTGGACTTCAGATCCGCCTTCCGGATCTTCGCGTCGCGGATCTCGTCGTCCAGTTCGTCGATCTCCTCGTTCTTGCGGTCGATCTGGACGAACGCCTCCCGCCGGTCCGTCTCCGCGTCGTCGCGCCGTTCCGACTGCGTCTCGATCTTCCCCTCCAAGGTGGCGATCTCGCCTTTGATCTCCTCGATCTCCGATTTGATCTCCAACTGCTCTTCTTCGCCCGTGCGCTCGATCTCGGCGTTCAGGTCGTCCAGCTCCGACTGTCGCTCCTGGACCGTCGCCGTCGCCTCGTCCAGCCGTTCGCGCCGCTCGGCCAACTCCGATCGAGCGGACTCGATCTCCGACTCCACGTCCCCGAGCTCGTCGCGGCGTTCCTCCAGCTCCGCGGCGGTGAGGTACCCCTCGTACTCCTCCTTCTCGTCGCGCAGGTCTTGGTACGCCAGCGCCTGGTCGCGCTCGTCGGAGAGCCGTTCCAGTCGCTCCGTCTTCTCGTCGATCCGGAGCTGTGCCTCCTCGATCCGGTCTTCCACGGTCTCCAACTCCTCGAAGGCGTCCTCCTTCTTGGCGTCGAACTCCGCGACGCCGGCGATCTCGTCGATCACCTCCCGGCGCTCGTGGGGAGTCATGTTGATGATCCCCGTCACGTCACCCTGCATCACGACGTTGTACCCCTCCGGCGTGACGCCCGCCTGCGCGAGCAAATCTCGTACGTCCGAGAGGTTCACCGACCGGCCGTTGAGGTAGTAGTAGGAGTAGTAGTTGTCGTCCGTCTCCTTCACCCGGCGCTTGACGGTGACTCGGTCGACGTCACCCACCTTGTCCGTCCCGGCGGCGTTGACCACCTGTGACCGGTCCAGGGTGCCGTCCTCGTTGTTCAGGATCACCTCGACGGACGCCTCACGGGGCCCGTCCGCCCGCGTTCCGTCCGCGTGACCGGGGTTGTAGATGAGGTCCGTCAGCTTCTCGGCCCTGATCCCGCGGGTGCGGGCCAGTCCCAGGGCGAACAATACGCCGTCGATGATATTCGACTTCCCGGAGCCGTTCGGGCCGGTGACGACGGTGAAGTCCTCGTAGAAGGGGATCTCCGTCTCGCGCCCGAAGCTCTTGAAGTCGTCTAAGACGAGTTTCTCGATGTGCATCTGTCACTCGTGTGTGGCTGTCGTCCGTCGCGGCGACCCCCAGTGTCGTCGACTGTTCGAACGCCCAGCCGTGTGAACGTACCGGACCGCCCGCGAGCCCGGCTCAAGCGACGATGATGTCGTCGCCGTCCTCGTCGTCCGTCGACTCCTCGCTGCCGTCCGTCGTCGACTGGTCGCGCGTGCTGCCGCGGGCCTCCGCCTGTGCGGCGTCCTGTCTCCGCTGTCCGGACTGTTGGGCCGACTGCCCGGACTGGTCCGACTGACCCGACTGTGTCTGCCGGTCGTCGCTCGCGTCCGCGTCTCGCGCTCCGACGTACTCCGTGTGCTCTTCCGGCGACTGGTTGGGGACGAACTCGACGTGTGCCTGCTCCCGCCGGTCGTCGTCGGTCGTCTCCGTCTCCGCGTCGGCGGACGCTTCGAGCTGATTGAGTCGTTCCTTCGTCTCGACGAGCTCCTCGGTCAGTCCGTCGACCGCCGCCCGCAGCTCTGTGACCTGCCGCTCCAGATTCTCCACCCTGTTTCCCATGACAGGTGTGGGACACTCTACAGGGTTAAATGTCCGTCAGACAGAGAGCCGACGGAAGCCAGCGGTGGCGGCGCTTCCCAATGGTAATGAACCTCGACAACTCTGCACGAAGTATGGAAGATCTAGTACGAGTCGCGATCGAACACGTCCGCGAGAACGAGGCGAAGTACGTTGCGATGGGCGAAGTCGGACGGCTCGAAGAGCCCGAAGAGTAGTCTCGTCGCCGGTGTCGGTTCCGGGCGTACGCTAGAACGTCGTCGAGGAACCCCGTTTCGAGTTCGCTTCGCGGTCGCTCGTCGGTCTGGAGCAGATTGTCGCGGAACTACCGCAGCCAGTGGTGGTACAGTTCGTCTCGCTCCCACAGTGTGTCGAACCGTGCGTCACAGTGGTAGCCACGGAGGAGCTTCGACCGCACCACGGCCACGTCGATCCAGTCGAACGGCCGGTCGTCCGTGGGTGTGTGGCCGTTCGCGTCGAGCACGACGTACAGTGACGCCACCGCCGTCCGGTGGTTGGCGTCCGGAGAGAAGTGGAGCCCGACGAGCCCCCGAACCCAGTGAGCACACTGTCGATACAGTGTCTCTGTACGCGGGAACTCTCGGACGAACCGGTCGAGGCGGTAGTCGGGAACGTTCCGGATTCGGCGTGCCGTGAGTTCCCGATCGCCTCTGACGTGGCCGTAGGCGTACGCGCCGTCCTCGAAGAACTCCCGGTTCAGACTCTCGAACAACTCCCGGTTCAGACTCTCGAACAACTCCGGCTCGACGGTCGAGAGATCGTCGATCCGGTGGTGTTCGTCCCGTACCACGGGTGAGATCTCGACGCACTTCGACGAGCCCGACTCCAGGCAGTCCTCGAAGGTCCCCCAAGCGTCGGTTGTCGTTCGCCAGGCGTCGGGCGCGACCGGCGCCAACACGCCGAGCCGTTCGAGATACCGACACTGCAGCCGGATCACGTTCTCTCGGTAGCGACTCTGGGCGATATCACGAAGTCGCGCCGGCCCGTCGTCGGCAAGAGACGCAACTACGTCTCGGTCGGTCAGTGTGTTCGACCGATCGTGCGAGCGCCAGGGACGCAGCTGCGACACTGGTAGCTATCGAGACTATCCTGACTAGATCCTCACGGTCACACGCGACGATCCGAAACCGACGGGGACGGCCGCGCACCACAACGGCCAAACCCCTCCCCGCGCAACCCTCGGTCGATCAACTGTGTCACAGACGGAACGGTCGGACCCGGAGCCGAGCGTGGCGCTGGGCGTCGGGCTGACGGCGGCGGTGTTCCTCGTGGTCCAGGTCGGTGCGCTGGCGCTCGTCCCGGACTTCTCTGCGGCCGGGCTCCAGGCGACGCCGGACCCCTCGGACCCGACGAACGCGCTCGTGTACGTCGGCGCCATCCTCGTCATGACGGCGCTGATGCTGGCGGCGTTCCGCTTCGGCGTGGACGCGCTGGTGAAGGCGGTGATCCTGCTCACCTCCGGGATGCTGTCGTGGTACGTGTTCGCGGTGGTGCTACCGTCGACGGCGGCGTTGGTCGCGGCTGGGCTCGTCCCGTTGCTCCTCTGGCGCTACCCGGAGTGGTACGTCTTGGACGCCACGGGGGCGGTGATCGGCGCCGCCGCGGCCGGCGTGTTCGGCATCAGCTTCGGTCTCCTGCCGGCGATTCTCCTCCTGGTGGCCCTGGCCGTCTACGACGCCATCTCCGTCTACCAGACGGAACACATGCTGGATCTCGCCTCCGGCGTCATGGACCTCAACATCCCGGTCGTGCTCGTGTTCCCGCTCACGCTGGACTACTCCGTGTTCGACGACGGAGGAGCGGCCGACGGCGGCGACGGCGAGCCCGCGGCCGACGGCGACGACCCGAAGGGAGACGCGGCGGTCGCCGACGGCTCCGGGGAGTCGGAGCCGACCGCGGAGACGACCGGCGACGACGGCGCACGGGAGGTGTTCTTCGTCGGGCTGGGTGACGCCGTCATGCCGACGGTGCTCGTCGCCTCGGCGGCGTTCTTCTCGCCGGCGTCGTCGCTGGGCGTCCCCTTCCTGCCCGGGCTCAACCTCCCGGCACTGCTGGGCATGGTCGGCACCTTCGCCGGGCTGGCCGTGCTCCTGCGGTGGGTGTTGGCCGGCCGCGCCCACGCCGGGCTACCGTTGCTCAACGGCGGCACCCTCGCGGGCTACCTGGTCGGGTCGCTGCTGTCCGGCGTCTCGCTCGTGACCGCACTCGGCCTGGGGCCGTACCTGTGAGCACGGCGACGTGGCCGCTGTCGGACCCCCGGGTCCGGGGTGCCGTCGGTACGGGGGCGTTGTTCCTGGCGGTCCAGGCGCTGGCGTTGCTCGTCACGCCCCGACTCGCCGGTCGCGGGGTCCAGTACGGCGACGGCGGCGGGACGGCGCTGATCCCGTTGGTGGCCGGGCTGGCGCTCGGGACCGTCCTCGCGCTCGGGGTGGCTCGCTGGGGCGTCTCCCCCTCGTTGCTGCGCGGGCTGACGACGCTGTCGCTGTCCGTCTCCGTCTGGTTCGTCGGGACGGCGTTCCTCGGCCCGGTCGGGGGGGTCGTCCCGGCGGCGGTCGCGGCTGTCGCCGTCGCCCGGTCGGCCAGTCTCCCCGTCCGCAACCTCGTCGCGGTCGTCGCCGTCGCGGGCGCCGCCGGCGTGTTCGGCGCCAGTCTCGGCCCGCGGTACGCCGCCGTCGCGCTCGTCGTCGTCGCCGGCTACGACGCCTACAGCGTCTACTACTCCGGCCACATGGTGGAGTTGGCCGACACGAGCGCCAGACTGGAGCTACCGACCGCGTTCGTCGTCCCGAGCGACGACGGGTTCGACGCGACGAGCGCGAGTGTCGACTCCTCGACGTCGTCGGCGGCGCCGTCCGCGACACTGCTCGGCGCCGGTGACGCGCTGTTCCCGGCGCTCCTGGCCGCGAGCACCCAGGCACACACGGCGACGATCCAGGTCGTCGGCGGCGGGCCGCCGCTCGGGCTCGCGCCGGCGACCGTCGGCGCCGTCGCCGGCGGCTTCGCGGGCTTCCTCGTGCTCCAGGTGTTCGTCCAGCGCCGTGGCGGCGTCCACGCCGGGCTGCCGCCGATTGTCGCCGGCGCGCTGCTGGGCTGGCTGCTCGCCGGTGGTGCCAGCTTCGTGTAGTTGGCTCAGTCGTCCGCCGGCACGCCCGCCCGCACCCGCACCGCGACGCCGCTGTCGAAGTCCTCCATCCCGGTCGCGGGCAGTTCCGCCCGGCCGACCGCCAACAGTTCGCCACGCTCGTGGACGACGAGCACCTCGTCGCGCTCCCGAATCCCCGGGTCACAGTCCAGGACGAACTTGGCGAAGACGTTCTTCGCCTCGCGGACGAACGGCTCGCTCTCGTCGCCGACGACGACCCGGTTGGCCGGCGGCGACAGCGTCTGGAGCCGGCGGCCGCCGGCGACCCCCAGCGTGAAGCGGCCGTCCGTGCCGTAGCTGACGAGCCGGTCGTCGCCGGTCAACACCTGTCGGGGCCGCCCGCCGGTCGAACGCCGGACGGTGATGTCCTCGGCGTCGGGCGGGAACAACGCCACGCCGGCGCCGGCACCGAACTGGTAGTCCGCGACCGTCCGAAGCTGTGGGAGGGCCGTGTCCCCGGTCGCGGTCGTCGCGTTCTGGCTCACAGTAGGAACGTCTCCTCGCGGTCGCTCATGTCGACGAACGTCGTCGCGGCGTCGACCAGTTCGTCTGCGGTCGACCCGCCGAAGCCGACCACCTCCGTCCGGACCCCCTCGTGGCGGAGGTGACGACACAGTCGCGAGAAGTCTCCGTCGCCGGTCGCCAACACCAACACGTCGACGTGGTCGGCGAGCGTCACCGCGTCCAGGCTCATCCCCACGTCCCAGTCGGCCTTCTGTGAGCCGTCCGGGAACGTCTTGATGTCCTTGATCCGGGTCTCGAAACCGATGTCCCGCAGCGCCTCGAAGAACGACTCCTCCTCGGGGGAGTCCGCCCGGATCACGTAGGCGATGGCTCTGACGAGCGCCCGGTCCTGGACGGCCTTCTGGAGCAGGGCGCTGTAGTCGACGTTCTGGGAGTAGAGACTCTGTGCGGAGTGGTAGAGGTTCTGCGCGTCGGCGATCACGCCGACCCGCTGTGCGTCGTGTACGCTCGTCACGTCCGCAAGGGGTCTCGGACGAGATATATTCCTGTCGGGAGCGTGCGCCCCGTCAGTCGTCGTGCGGGACGGACAACACGGTCGCCTCCCCGGTGAGAACGACCTCCCCGTCGGTGTCGTCTGCGTCTGTCGCCGCCTGGTCGGCGACGCTCTCGGCGACAGTCTCCACACGGAGCCGGTCGCCGCCCAGTTCCTCCAGCACCTCCACCTCGGCGGCCACGGTGTCGCCCGGCCGGACGGGCGCCTCGAAGGAGAACTCCTGGGAGACGTAGACGATGTCACCGTCTAAGGCCGCGAGGGCGGCGCTGACGACGCCTGCGGTGAACATCCCGTGGGCGACGCGGCCGCCGAACAGCCCCTCGGCGGCGTACTCGTCGTCCGTGTGCAACGGGTTGTCGTCGCCGGTGACGGCGGCGTAGTCGTCGACAGTCTCCTCGGTGACGGTCACGGCGTGGCGACGGGTGTCGCCGGCAGATGCGACTGGCACACACCGAGGTGACGCCCGCCAGGCGAAAAGAACGGGGTTAACATGTGAAGCGGGTGGTTGAAGTCGGACGCGGCGGTGGGGAGGCGTGTGCAGACAGTCACGAGAGACGGCGTCGAGATCGCCTACGAGCAACGGGGTCGGTCCGCGAACGACGCGCCGTCGGTCGTTCTGGTCGAGGGGCTCGGCTACGGTCGGTGGATGTGGCGCTGGCAGGCGGACGCTCTGGCTGACGACTACCACGTCGTCTTACCGGACAACCGCGGCACGGGCGAGTCCGACGCCCCCGAGGGACCGTACACGGTCGAACAGATGGCGGCGGACCTGGAGGCCGTGTTGGCCGACACCGGCGTAGAGACCGTCCACGTCGTCGGCGCGAGCATGGGCGGGATGATCGCACAACGGTACGCGCTGTCGTCCGACCGGGCGGCGTCGCTGTCGTTGTTCTGTACCTCGCCGGGCGGCGACGACGCCGTGGCGACGCCCGACGAGACGCTCGCGCGGATGTTCTCCGTTCCCGAGGACGCCGACGAACGGGAGGCGATCCGGTACAAGATGGCGCCGGCGCTGTCGGAGGGGTTCCCGGAGGCGAACCCGGAGCTGATCGAACGGATCGTCGACTGGCGGCTGGCCTCGGACGCCCCACCGGCCGCGCGGGAGGCGCAGGCGGCCGCCGTGGAGGCGTTCGACGCGAGCGACGAACTCGGCGACTTGGACGTGCCGACGCTCGTCCTCCACGGCACCGGCGACCGTGTCCTCCCGGTCGAGAACGGGGAGCTCCTGACCGAACTGCTGACGGACCCGGAGACGACGTTCTACGAGGACGGGTCTCACCTGTTCTTCCTAGAGGAGTCCGAGCGGGTGAACGAGCGACTCCGGGGGTTCCTCGATGCAGCCTGAGCCGGCGGTGCCGGCGGGCGTCCACGCCAACGACTGGGTGGGCGACTGGAGTGCCCGCCGGGCGAGTCTCTCGCCGGACCGTGTCGGCCTCGTCGACGCCGACACGGGCACGGAGTACACCTACGCCGAGTTGGACCGCCGGGCCAACAGGACGGCGCGGCTCTGTCGTGCTCACGGCGTCGAACAGGGCGACCGGGTGGCCGTCCTCTCGCGCAACCGGCCGGCGCTGATCGACCTGTTCTTCGCCACCGGAAAGATCGGTGCGGTGTTGGCACCCGTCTCACACCGCCTCGCACCGCCGGAACTGGCGGCGATGTTCGACGACGTCGACCCGACGCTCGTGGTCGCCGAGGCGCCGTTCGCCGACCTCGCGGCCGACGTACTCGCCGAGCCGGCGTTCGACGGCGACCCGACGGTCGTGGTCGTCGGTGACGACGCAGGCGACGCCGGCGACACGGGCGACGCAGGCGACGCCGGCGACACGGGCGACGACGAGCGAGCCGGCGGTGACGACCCAGCGGGCGACCCACTCCCGGCAGTCGTGGACGCCGCCTGGACCGCGGCGCTCCCGGCAGACGACAGCCCGGTCGACCGGCCGGACGTGTCGCTGACAGATCCGCACCTGTTCCTCCACACCGGCGGGTCGACGGGGATCCCCAAGGAGACCGTGATCCCTCACCGACAGGTGTTGTGGAACTCCTTCAACACGATCACCGCGTGGGGACTGCGCCCGGAAGACACCACGCCGATGACGTTCCCGATGTTCCACACCGGGGGGTGGAACGTCGTCACGGCGCCGTTGTTCCACCTCGGCGGGACGGTCGTGATCGCCAGAGAGTTCGACCCCGGTCAGGTGTTGTCGTTGGTCGAAGAGCGCTCGGCGACCGTACTGATCGCCGTGCCGGCGGTGCTGCGGGCGATGAGCGAACACGACCGGTGGACGGAGACGGACCTCTCGACGCTCCGATTCGCCAAGTCCGGCGGCGGGCCGTGTCGCAACGCCGTCTTGGAGGCGTGGTGGGACCGTGACGTCGACCTCTCGCAGGGGTACGGGCTGACGGAGTGTGGCCCGAACAACTTCGCCATGCCGGACGGCTGGCCCCGGGAGAAGGCCGACTCCGTCGGCGTCCCGGCGCCACACGTCGACGCCCGGATCGTCGACGAGACGGGTGACACGCTCCCGGACGGCGAGGTGGGTGAACTGGAGCTGTCCGGGCCACAGGCCGCCGACCGTTACTGGCAGAATCCCAGAGAGAGCCGGGGGACGTTCGGGGACGGCGACGGCGACCGCTGGGTCGCTACCGGCGACCTCGCTCGTGTCGACGACGACGGCTACTACCACATCGAGGGACGCGTCAAGAACATGTTCGTCTCCGGGGGGGAGAACGTCTACCCGCCCGCAGTGGAAGACGCCGTCGCCGACCACCCGAAGGTGTCGGACGCCGTCGTGATCGCCGTTCCGGACGAGCAGTGGGGAACCGTCGGGCGCGCGGTCGTCGCCGGCGACGACTCACTGACGCTGTCCGAACTGCGGGAGTTCCTGGACGACCGGCTCGCCCGGTTCAAACACCCGCGGTCGCTCCGGTTCGTCGAGGAACTGCCCACCTCCGGGCCGTCGAAGATCGACCGCAGTGCCGTCCGCGAACGGTTCGGCGAGGAGTAGCTGGTCCCCCGGATCCACGTCAGATTTCCGTGCTGTCCGGGTCGTCGTCTGCGTGGGCGTCGTCTGCGTGGTCGCCGTGAGCGTCGTCTGCGTGGTCGTCGTGAGCGTCGTCTGTGTGGTCGTCGTGAGCGTCGTCCGCGTGGGCGTCGTGAGCGTCGTCCGCGTGGGCGTCGTGAGCGTCGTCTGCGTGGTCGTCGTGAGCGTCGTCTGCGTGATTGTCGTGTTCTTCACCGCCGTGTTCGTCGTGGGTGTCGTGTTCCTCGCCGTCGTGGCTGCCCTCGTGGTCCCCCGGCTCGTCTGCGTGTTCGTCCTGCTCGTCGTGGTCGGTCGGTTCGTCGGCGTCGTGCTCGTCCAGTTCGATCGACTCCGGACCGTCGTCGGCTTCGTCCTCGTCGTCTACGTCGACGGTGCTGTCGGACTCCGTCTTCGGGACGTGGACCTGGAGCGTGCCGTTCTCGGCGAGCGTGGCGTCTGCGGCGGTCGGGTCGACGCCGGCGCCCTCCGGCAGTTCGGCGGTGCCGTCCAACGACAGCCCGCGGCCGGGGAACCGCATCTCGAACTCCTCGTGGAACTCCCGGAAGCGGTCTACCTTCACCTCGACGGCCTCGTCGCGGAACTGCACCTGCACGTCGCTGTTCGTCGCGCCCGGGGCGTCGAACACGACGAGGTAGGCGTCGTCGGACTCCAACACGTCGTACGCCAACGGCCGACGCTCCTGGACCTTACTCACGCCGCGACCGACACGGTCCAAGAGCCCCTCGACTGCCGACTCGCCGATCTCGCGGAGCCCCTTGCCCTGAGACTCACCCTCACCGTTCATAGCTGAATCTCGCGGAGGCTGTCCGTCTCCCCACAGTACGGACACGAGAGGTCCCCGACCTCGTGGTCGTCGGGGACGTCGTAGGTGTAGTGGTTCTCGAACATGTCGAGCTCGCAGTCGTCGTTGACACACTCGATTTCCTTTGTCGCGGGCATACCCGAACGTTGGACGGGCGGCGGTATAAACGGCGGGGGGTTCGCGTCGTCGCTGTCGGCCGGTCGGGCCGTTCCCGACCGAGAAGACTTAGCCGACCACCGCCGTACGCTCGGGCGTGACAGACACGAGCGAGACGGACGCGCCGACGGCCGCGGAGCTGGCCGACCGGGTCCGTACCGGCGACCTCCGGCTGTACGAACTCGAAGACCACGCGGACGCGGACACGGCCGCCGCCGCCCGTCGGCGGCTGGTCGGCGCCCACGACGGCTCTGCGTTCGACGACGCGACGACGGCGCTGTCGACCACCGGCGAGTACGGCTTCCCGGCCGCGGCGGCGGACTCCAACGTCGAGAACATGACCGGCGCGGTCCAGATCCCCGCGGGCGTCGTCGGCCCCGTCTCCGTCGACGGCGGCGCGTTGTCGGGCGAGCGGTACGTCCCGATGGCGACGACCGAGGGAGCGTTGCTCGCGTCCGTCAACCGCGGGTGTTCCGTGTTGGACCGCGCCGGCGGCGCGACCGCCCGCGTGCTCGACAACGGGATGGTCCGCGCACCCGTCTTCCGGGTCGACGACGTCGCCGAGGCGGAGGCGCTCGTCGCGTGGGTCCACGACGAAGAAGAACAACTGCGCGAGGCCGCCGAGGCGACGACGAGCCACGGTGAACTCCAGTCGATCACCCCACACGTCGTCGGCAACAACGTGTTCCTCCGATTCACGTACGACACGAAAGACGCGATGGGGATGAACATGGCCACCATCGCCACGGAGGCGGCGTGTGACGTGGTGGAGGCGGAGACTGACGCGACGCTGATCGCGGTGTCGGGCAACCTCTGTACGGACAAGAAGCCGGCCGCGATCAACGCGATCCAGGGGCGAGGCCGGACGGTTGCCGCCGACGCGACGATCCCCCGCGAGGTGGTGACGGACGTGCTCGACACGACGCCGGAGGCGGTCGCGGAGATCAACACCCGGAAGAACCTCGTCGGCAGTGCCAAGGCCGGCAGTCTGGGATTCAACGCCCACGTCGCCAACACGGTCGCGGCCGTCTTCCTCGCTACGGGTCAGGACGCCGCTCAGGTGGTGGAGGGAGCGAACGCGATCACGACCGCTGAGGTCGTCGACGGGGACCTCTACGTCTCGCTGACCATCGCCTCGTTGGAGGTCGGCACCGTCGGCGGCGGGACGAGTCTCCCGACGCAGGCAGAGGGACTGGACGTGTTGGGTGTCCGCGGCGGCGGCGACCCCGCCGGCAGCAACGCCGACGCGCTCGCGGAGGCGACGACCGTCGCCGCCCTCGCCGGCGAACTGTCGTTGCTGTCCGCGCTCGCCTCCCGCAACCTCGCCGGCGCCCACGCGGAGCTCGGGCGGTAACGAGTCCACCGTGTTCGGCTCGGGCCACGCCGGAGACGGTCCGAGCGGTCAGTCCACCTCGGAGACAGAGAGACTCACGTCGCCGGTGGTGCCGACCCGGACGGTCACGGTGTCGGCGCCGAGCCCACCCCCGACCGTCTCGTACAGTCTGATCCGGCCGGTCGCCGTCTCCCGGCGGACCCGCGCCTCCACGACGTAGCTGCCGGGCTGCGGGAAGAAGTTCCGGTTCGTCCGGGTCGTCTCCGCCGGCACCGGGAACGCCCCCTCCACCGTCACCGTGTCCGACAGCGGCGTCGGCTGTCGCTCGCTCGGGGTCTCCCCTTCTAAGAGCGCCCTGACGACCACCCTGACCGGCTCCGGACGCTCGTTGACGAACCGCAGCCCGCCGGGGACGCGGTTGGCGCGGACGCCGCGCCCGCAGCCCGCCAGCGCCGCCGTCGCCGTCACGCCGGCGGCCCGCAGCAGTCGTCGCCGGCCGAGTCCGTCCCCGTTCGACCCGCCCCCGTCTCCGTTTGACACGTCACCGCCTGCGCGGGGCGACGGCAAGAACCCTTCGCGTCCCCGAAAGCTTCTCGCCGGTCGCCGCCCACGTTCCGACGTGACAGACACGGCTGGAACTGGCGTCAGCCTCCGCGACGGCGTCCGGATCGACCTCTCGGACGGCACCCGCGTGGTCGCGGACGCGACCGACCCCGAAG belongs to Halobaculum sp. MBLA0143 and includes:
- a CDS encoding presenilin family intramembrane aspartyl protease PSH, translating into MSQTERSDPEPSVALGVGLTAAVFLVVQVGALALVPDFSAAGLQATPDPSDPTNALVYVGAILVMTALMLAAFRFGVDALVKAVILLTSGMLSWYVFAVVLPSTAALVAAGLVPLLLWRYPEWYVLDATGAVIGAAAAGVFGISFGLLPAILLLVALAVYDAISVYQTEHMLDLASGVMDLNIPVVLVFPLTLDYSVFDDGGAADGGDGEPAADGDDPKGDAAVADGSGESEPTAETTGDDGAREVFFVGLGDAVMPTVLVASAAFFSPASSLGVPFLPGLNLPALLGMVGTFAGLAVLLRWVLAGRAHAGLPLLNGGTLAGYLVGSLLSGVSLVTALGLGPYL
- a CDS encoding PUA domain-containing protein; this encodes MSQNATTATGDTALPQLRTVADYQFGAGAGVALFPPDAEDITVRRSTGGRPRQVLTGDDRLVSYGTDGRFTLGVAGGRRLQTLSPPANRVVVGDESEPFVREAKNVFAKFVLDCDPGIRERDEVLVVHERGELLAVGRAELPATGMEDFDSGVAVRVRAGVPADD
- a CDS encoding AMP-binding protein, whose protein sequence is MQPEPAVPAGVHANDWVGDWSARRASLSPDRVGLVDADTGTEYTYAELDRRANRTARLCRAHGVEQGDRVAVLSRNRPALIDLFFATGKIGAVLAPVSHRLAPPELAAMFDDVDPTLVVAEAPFADLAADVLAEPAFDGDPTVVVVGDDAGDAGDTGDAGDAGDTGDDERAGGDDPAGDPLPAVVDAAWTAALPADDSPVDRPDVSLTDPHLFLHTGGSTGIPKETVIPHRQVLWNSFNTITAWGLRPEDTTPMTFPMFHTGGWNVVTAPLFHLGGTVVIAREFDPGQVLSLVEERSATVLIAVPAVLRAMSEHDRWTETDLSTLRFAKSGGGPCRNAVLEAWWDRDVDLSQGYGLTECGPNNFAMPDGWPREKADSVGVPAPHVDARIVDETGDTLPDGEVGELELSGPQAADRYWQNPRESRGTFGDGDGDRWVATGDLARVDDDGYYHIEGRVKNMFVSGGENVYPPAVEDAVADHPKVSDAVVIAVPDEQWGTVGRAVVAGDDSLTLSELREFLDDRLARFKHPRSLRFVEELPTSGPSKIDRSAVRERFGEE
- a CDS encoding alpha/beta fold hydrolase → MQTVTRDGVEIAYEQRGRSANDAPSVVLVEGLGYGRWMWRWQADALADDYHVVLPDNRGTGESDAPEGPYTVEQMAADLEAVLADTGVETVHVVGASMGGMIAQRYALSSDRAASLSLFCTSPGGDDAVATPDETLARMFSVPEDADEREAIRYKMAPALSEGFPEANPELIERIVDWRLASDAPPAAREAQAAAVEAFDASDELGDLDVPTLVLHGTGDRVLPVENGELLTELLTDPETTFYEDGSHLFFLEESERVNERLRGFLDAA
- a CDS encoding MaoC family dehydratase; protein product: MPVASAGDTRRHAVTVTEETVDDYAAVTGDDNPLHTDDEYAAEGLFGGRVAHGMFTAGVVSAALAALDGDIVYVSQEFSFEAPVRPGDTVAAEVEVLEELGGDRLRVETVAESVADQAATDADDTDGEVVLTGEATVLSVPHDD
- the hmgA gene encoding hydroxymethylglutaryl-CoA reductase (NADPH), whose product is MTDTSETDAPTAAELADRVRTGDLRLYELEDHADADTAAAARRRLVGAHDGSAFDDATTALSTTGEYGFPAAAADSNVENMTGAVQIPAGVVGPVSVDGGALSGERYVPMATTEGALLASVNRGCSVLDRAGGATARVLDNGMVRAPVFRVDDVAEAEALVAWVHDEEEQLREAAEATTSHGELQSITPHVVGNNVFLRFTYDTKDAMGMNMATIATEAACDVVEAETDATLIAVSGNLCTDKKPAAINAIQGRGRTVAADATIPREVVTDVLDTTPEAVAEINTRKNLVGSAKAGSLGFNAHVANTVAAVFLATGQDAAQVVEGANAITTAEVVDGDLYVSLTIASLEVGTVGGGTSLPTQAEGLDVLGVRGGGDPAGSNADALAEATTVAALAGELSLLSALASRNLAGAHAELGR
- a CDS encoding NYN domain-containing protein, whose protein sequence is MTSVHDAQRVGVIADAQNLYHSAQSLYSQNVDYSALLQKAVQDRALVRAIAYVIRADSPEEESFFEALRDIGFETRIKDIKTFPDGSQKADWDVGMSLDAVTLADHVDVLVLATGDGDFSRLCRHLRHEGVRTEVVGFGGSTADELVDAATTFVDMSDREETFLL
- a CDS encoding presenilin family intramembrane aspartyl protease PSH; the encoded protein is MSTATWPLSDPRVRGAVGTGALFLAVQALALLVTPRLAGRGVQYGDGGGTALIPLVAGLALGTVLALGVARWGVSPSLLRGLTTLSLSVSVWFVGTAFLGPVGGVVPAAVAAVAVARSASLPVRNLVAVVAVAGAAGVFGASLGPRYAAVALVVVAGYDAYSVYYSGHMVELADTSARLELPTAFVVPSDDGFDATSASVDSSTSSAAPSATLLGAGDALFPALLAASTQAHTATIQVVGGGPPLGLAPATVGAVAGGFAGFLVLQVFVQRRGGVHAGLPPIVAGALLGWLLAGGASFV